The region CCGCGGCAGCGACCCCAGCAGCCCCAGCGCGTAGGGCATCCGGGGCCGGTAGAAGACGTCCTCGACGGTCCCGGTCTCCACCAGGCGGCCCGCGTACATCACGGCCACCCGGTCCACGTGCCCGGCGACCACGCCGAGGTCGTGGGTGATGAGCACCAGGGCCGCGCCGGTCTCCCTGCGCGCCGCCTCCAGGGCCTCCAGCACCTGGGCCTGGACCGTCACGTCCAGGGCGGTGGTGGGCTCGTCGGCGATGATCACGTCCGGGTCGTTGGCCATCGCGATGGCGATGACGACGCGCTGGCGCATACCGCCGGAGAGCTCGTGGGGGTACTGGTCGACGCGCCGCTCCGGGTGGGGGATGCCCACCTTGTCGAGCAGCTCGACCGCCCGCTCCCTGGCCTGCTGCTTGGTGACCTTGCGATGGGTGAGCACCGCCTCGGCGATCTGGTACCCGATGGTGTACACCGGGTTCAGCGAGGTCAGCGGGTCCTGGAAGATCATGGCGATCTTCTCGCCGCGCACCTTGCTGATCTGGGCGTCGTTGAGGCCGATGACCTCCTGACCGAGCACCCGGGCCGAGCCGGACACCTCGGCGGTCTTGGGCAGCAGGCCCATGATCGCCATGGAGGTCACCGACTTGCCCGAGCCGGACTCGCCGACGATGCCCAGGGCCTCGCCCCGGCGCACCCGGTAGGACACCCCGCGCACGGCCCGCAGGGGGCCGTCCTCGGAGGAGAAGGTGACGTTGAGGTCCTGAACGTCCAGGACGATGTCCGTGTCGACGGTCGCGGTGGCGCCGTCGTTGATGTTGTCCGTCGTGGTCATCGCCGCACCATCGTCTGTCGTGGGTCGAGGGCGTCCCGCAGCCCGTCACCGATGAAGTTGATCGTCAGGCAGATGAGGACGATCAGCACGCCGGGCGGGTAGAACAGCCAGGGCCGGGTGAAGGCGGCGGTGCGCGCGCCCTCCACCATCTTCCCGAGCGAGATGTCGGGCGGCTGGATGCCGAACCCGATGAAGGACAGGCCCGCCTCCGTCAGCACCGCGACCGCGATGAGCAGCGTGGCGGCGACGATGATCGGCCCCGCGGCGTTGGGCAGCAGGTGGCGGAAGATGATCCGGGAGGCCCGGGCCCCGGCCGCGCGCGCCGCCTCGATGAACTCCTGCTCGCGCAGGGAGAGCACCACGCCGCGGACCACGCGGGCGACGGTCGCCCACGAGAACAGGCACATGATGAGCGCCACCGCGTACCAGGTGGTGCCGCCGCGGACCGCGCCGTTGATGGAGGCGACCGCGACGATGAGCGGGATGATGAGGAAGATGTCGGCGATCCTCATCATGATCGCGTCGGTGCGTCCGCGGTAGTACCCCGCGACGGCGCCCCAGGTCGCGCCCACGACGGTGGAGACGACCGCGACGGTCAGGGCGACCTTGAGGGACTGCTGGGCCCCGCGCATGGTCTGCGCGAACACGTCGGTGCCCTGCTTGGTGGTGCCGAAGGGGTGCTCCAGGCTCGGCC is a window of Nocardiopsis changdeensis DNA encoding:
- a CDS encoding ABC transporter permease, whose amino-acid sequence is MNDGGPGTPAKAPAKGGERTQIQLVWRRFRRHRAAMISLVLLGLIVAFAFLGPLVWPWGYTVNPDIPSNAGPSLEHPFGTTKQGTDVFAQTMRGAQQSLKVALTVAVVSTVVGATWGAVAGYYRGRTDAIMMRIADIFLIIPLIVAVASINGAVRGGTTWYAVALIMCLFSWATVARVVRGVVLSLREQEFIEAARAAGARASRIIFRHLLPNAAGPIIVAATLLIAVAVLTEAGLSFIGFGIQPPDISLGKMVEGARTAAFTRPWLFYPPGVLIVLICLTINFIGDGLRDALDPRQTMVRR